From bacterium, a single genomic window includes:
- the rhuM gene encoding RhuM family protein, whose protein sequence is MAKRAKTRDEETQAIRGGKGEIILYKEEQGAPALEVRLEQESLWLNLNQISALFERDKSVISRHLGNVFREGELDRRAVVAFFATTAADGKTYQVEYFNLDAVLSVGYRVNSKRGTQFRIWATNVLREHLVRGLTINRRRLETNAREIEAALEMMRRIASSPRLTTEQGRGLVEVIARYTQTFLWLQRYDEGLLTEPKGEPGGILPAAEEARAAIGDLKVNLVARKEAGDLFGQERAEGLASILGNLEQSVLGHPAYPTVEAKAAHLLYFVIKNHPFSDGNKRIGAMLFVDFLNRNGRLFRPSGEAVINDVGLAALTLLIAESNPRDKDTLIRLTMNMLAREQ, encoded by the coding sequence ATGGCCAAGAGAGCGAAGACTCGTGACGAGGAAACGCAAGCCATCCGCGGCGGCAAGGGCGAGATCATCCTCTACAAGGAGGAGCAGGGAGCTCCGGCCCTGGAAGTCCGGCTAGAACAGGAATCCCTGTGGCTGAACCTGAACCAGATTTCCGCCCTCTTCGAACGGGACAAGTCGGTTATTTCCAGGCACCTGGGGAACGTTTTCCGGGAAGGAGAACTTGATCGCCGGGCAGTTGTTGCATTTTTTGCAACAACTGCCGCTGATGGCAAAACCTACCAGGTGGAGTATTTCAATCTCGACGCCGTACTTTCCGTCGGCTATCGGGTGAACTCGAAGCGCGGCACGCAGTTTCGCATCTGGGCGACGAACGTGCTGCGAGAGCACCTGGTCCGGGGGCTTACCATCAACCGCCGGCGCCTCGAGACCAATGCTCGCGAGATCGAAGCGGCGCTGGAAATGATGCGGCGAATCGCCTCGAGCCCGCGTCTGACCACCGAGCAGGGACGCGGCCTGGTGGAGGTCATCGCCCGCTACACCCAGACCTTTCTCTGGCTGCAGCGGTACGACGAAGGCCTCCTGACCGAGCCCAAGGGCGAGCCTGGCGGCATACTCCCCGCTGCCGAGGAGGCGCGGGCCGCCATCGGCGATCTCAAGGTGAACCTCGTCGCTCGCAAAGAGGCCGGGGATCTCTTCGGGCAGGAACGTGCGGAGGGCCTGGCGTCGATCCTGGGGAACCTGGAACAGAGCGTCCTCGGCCATCCGGCTTATCCGACCGTGGAGGCCAAAGCCGCCCACCTGCTCTACTTCGTCATCAAGAACCATCCGTTCTCCGACGGCAACAAGCGCATAGGCGCCATGCTCTTCGTCGACTTTCTCAACCGCAACGGGCGGCTGTTTAGACCGAGCGGCGAAGCCGTCATCAACGACGTCGGGTTGGCCGCGCTGACACTGCTGATTGCGGAATCCAATCCGCGGGACAAGGACACCTTGATCAGGCTGACCATGAACATGCTGGCACGGGAGCAGTAG